A stretch of the Orcinus orca chromosome 1, mOrcOrc1.1, whole genome shotgun sequence genome encodes the following:
- the BLACAT1 gene encoding bladder cancer associated transcript 1 produces the protein MPQFTFACFCGLHGFCKMKRKKEEVHRERETAV, from the coding sequence ATGCCCCAGTTCACTTTCGCTTGCTTCTGTGGCCTCCACGGTTTCTGCaagatgaagaggaagaaggaggaagttCACAGAGAGCGGGAAACGGCGGTGTGA